In the genome of Solibacillus silvestris, one region contains:
- a CDS encoding potassium transporter yields the protein MNSISSSKNRTLLLVIALVMALIFAVYYYFVKPVQDEEQSIHSEISSLKTEISALEETIATHQTQLSQTRTNEFVLRKKVPANRELDVLILSIEETEYLTGSRVQSIEFNNYDALVSSSGLQDPMASSQTEEGLSTTDGTEQVESTDPATTESESTEVSGQLPVSTIAVETLPPSLKLVTFNINVDAPNDVNLLQFIEEIEKKERVMRIDIIDFALPGEEDKFTEEASEIVTADIQVTTFYYE from the coding sequence GTGAATTCCATCTCAAGTAGTAAAAATAGAACGCTTTTATTAGTAATAGCTTTGGTGATGGCACTGATATTTGCCGTCTATTACTATTTCGTCAAGCCAGTCCAAGATGAAGAACAGTCGATTCATAGTGAAATAAGTAGTTTGAAAACGGAAATTTCTGCGTTGGAGGAAACAATTGCAACACACCAAACACAGCTTTCTCAAACACGTACGAATGAGTTTGTATTACGCAAAAAAGTACCTGCTAACCGTGAACTTGATGTATTGATTTTATCAATCGAGGAAACTGAATATTTAACTGGCTCACGTGTACAAAGTATCGAGTTTAACAACTATGATGCCCTCGTATCAAGCTCGGGCTTACAGGATCCAATGGCGAGCTCTCAAACAGAAGAGGGTCTGTCGACAACGGATGGAACGGAGCAAGTGGAGTCAACAGACCCAGCAACTACCGAATCAGAAAGTACTGAAGTATCCGGACAATTGCCTGTTTCCACAATCGCTGTAGAAACATTACCGCCTTCACTAAAGTTAGTTACATTTAACATCAATGTTGATGCACCGAATGACGTAAACTTGCTGCAGTTCATTGAAGAAATTGAAAAAAAAGAACGCGTGATGCGAATCGATATAATTGATTTCGCGCTTCCGGGTGAAGAAGATAAATTTACCGAAGAAGCATCAGAAATCGTAACAGCCGATATTCAAGTCACAACTTTCTACTATGAGTAA
- a CDS encoding malate synthase, producing the protein MIPDINLMPKIEKGEASLNVAFYLVGILSLITLGLLSWTFFSAKSEIASATPERESLILTRDQLSSEIASFETMNQGSLEESVAFVERVSYPVTPIIAETRNLLSSNTYLRDYVFSETGVQVTVDFETLNAISSYVSELEKSPYFNDIQVGTIQNFDLNPTSEELNAEQQFSEAPRYSVEIMLLINQLHVAAGGDES; encoded by the coding sequence ATGATTCCGGATATTAACCTCATGCCCAAAATTGAAAAGGGCGAAGCTAGTTTAAATGTTGCATTTTATTTAGTGGGGATTTTATCATTGATAACACTTGGTCTTTTGTCTTGGACGTTTTTTAGTGCGAAAAGCGAAATAGCGAGTGCTACGCCGGAGAGAGAGTCTTTAATCTTAACGCGCGATCAATTGAGTTCAGAAATTGCCTCATTTGAAACAATGAATCAAGGTTCGTTAGAAGAATCAGTTGCTTTTGTGGAACGCGTATCATATCCGGTAACACCGATAATTGCGGAAACACGGAATTTACTGTCGTCAAATACATATTTGCGTGACTATGTATTTTCTGAAACAGGTGTACAAGTGACGGTTGATTTTGAAACATTGAACGCCATTTCTTCGTATGTAAGTGAACTTGAAAAAAGCCCGTATTTCAATGACATTCAAGTGGGTACGATTCAAAACTTTGATTTGAATCCTACTAGTGAAGAACTGAATGCAGAGCAGCAATTTAGTGAAGCACCTCGATATAGTGTAGAAATAATGTTATTAATCAATCAACTACATGTAGCTGCTGGAGGTGATGAGTCGTGA
- a CDS encoding pilus assembly protein PilM — MFNIKKKSHISVFINDYVIRALVSKGPNLDQPVIYEISLPRNVVREGSIVDEMAMYELIKSNVTDWGGRKQNVRFLVPDTSILLKTFEHPADVSGRKLKEFVQMELGNTIHLPFQEPLIDIYDAVEGDGKAVLFAAPPDEVGKMIGIVLDNHLHPQVADIRALCNLRLLEHIQFIDSNRTYLVTDWSINELSICIYSNGEVEFLRFQTVDTDLDRWEQEVLENGEVEFRYTYELDDFRGATTDQVLEIDRIMNFFKFSLHKGERVVDEIIVMGDHPLLQTIETLLRENLPAPIRIVDDAVIGKQFPNCKAKHATLLGLALKEVNE, encoded by the coding sequence ATGTTCAATATTAAGAAGAAATCTCATATATCAGTCTTTATTAATGACTACGTGATCCGTGCACTTGTATCCAAAGGGCCAAATCTCGATCAACCTGTTATTTATGAAATCTCCTTACCGAGAAATGTTGTGCGGGAAGGGTCCATCGTGGATGAAATGGCGATGTATGAATTGATAAAATCGAATGTTACTGATTGGGGCGGCAGAAAGCAAAATGTCCGATTCCTGGTACCGGACACATCTATTTTATTAAAAACATTCGAGCATCCTGCTGATGTAAGCGGCAGGAAGTTAAAAGAATTTGTACAAATGGAGCTGGGTAACACAATACATTTACCTTTCCAAGAACCTCTCATTGATATATATGACGCGGTTGAAGGAGACGGGAAGGCAGTATTGTTTGCTGCGCCACCCGATGAAGTGGGGAAAATGATTGGTATAGTATTGGACAATCATTTGCATCCGCAAGTAGCCGATATCCGGGCTTTATGCAATTTACGTTTACTGGAGCATATACAGTTTATCGATTCCAATCGTACTTATTTAGTGACTGACTGGTCTATTAATGAATTGTCGATTTGTATTTATTCAAATGGGGAAGTTGAGTTTTTACGCTTTCAGACAGTAGATACAGATTTAGATAGGTGGGAGCAAGAAGTCCTTGAAAACGGTGAAGTCGAATTCCGTTATACCTATGAATTGGATGATTTTCGAGGAGCAACTACGGACCAGGTACTTGAAATCGACCGTATTATGAATTTCTTCAAATTCTCGCTACATAAAGGAGAAAGAGTTGTCGATGAAATTATTGTAATGGGAGATCACCCATTGCTTCAGACAATAGAAACATTACTACGTGAGAATTTGCCGGCTCCAATTCGCATTGTGGATGATGCCGTTATAGGAAAGCAATTTCCGAATTGCAAAGCAAAGCACGCGACGTTGTTAGGTCTTGCTTTAAAGGAGGTTAATGAATGA